One Alnus glutinosa chromosome 13, dhAlnGlut1.1, whole genome shotgun sequence genomic window, CATGAACCTGGAAGCATGAGAAAACAAATATGACTCATCATGAAGCAAGTATCATGATTCAGCAAGGACTCAAAATTTGGATTTAAAGGAAATTCAAAAACTTTACAGACACAAGGTTTTGCATAAAAGTTTTGGATTATACACAAATCAACTGGATTTTAGAAGGTCAAGGTTTGAGACTTTTGGCCAGAGCAGGTTGAGGTTTTCTCAAACCAAAACATTGGACCTGAATGTCTGATTTCTCCATTATCTTCCATCTATGCTTTATCTTTCAATGCAGCAAGCATTCAAACTACTGGGAAAAAATACTATATAAATGAGAAGGCACATCTACTAGGAGCAAATGGTCTCCTTTGTCTAATGAGTTTATCATGAGGTTGATACTGCCAGAAAAGTTCAACTTCACAAACCAGCCTTAAACAGGTATGACAAACTTATAAAATGGGTATACATACAAGATTATGTTTGATGGTGATGCCAACAGAATACTCAGAAACTATCTTTTAAAGGGTCAACATTGAGACAAAAAGAATAAATGGAACCAACTCAGTTAACCTTATCTACATGCAAATGCACAAGAAATAAGAAACACAAAAACATAACTGACTTTAAAAGGACATGAAACAAATGTCAAGTATAAATTTGAACGTTTTATACATTCTTCTCCTAAAATTTAATACTTACCGCATCAACAGCTGCCTCAGCAGGACCTCTGATGCTAATTATAGTAGATTCTATGAGACGACGATATCCTTGTTCAGGAGCTATTAAGTGAGGTTGGTATCCATCAGCTTCAGTTATGATCTTCCGTATATTTTCCATTGAAAGTTGCTTGTCAAATTGCAACCTTTTAAGAGCAGCAGGAAGCTGATTATCAAAAACATTGTAAATCTTGTCACCACCAGGACGCCTGTAGACAACAATAAACACAACTAATTTAATTCATTCTATAACATGGATATATAATACAGAAGCCACATTGAACCAAGCAGGGTAGAGCCAATGCCCATAATCAAGGAAGAGGATTAAAGTGAGAAACTTACACGCCATCAAGATGCTCCTTGTATATTTGATCGAAAGCACGACAAATCTCCATGATCATGTACAACTTTCCCTGCATATCATAAGCATTCAATCATTAGCAAATGCTGCAGGATTGAGGATCTCTTATCAAACCCCAACAACTACCTCCCCACTGGCGGGCCCTTCTCCCACAACCCTTGACACTAaaaaaatgtgtgtgtgtgtgtgtgagtgagagagagagagagagagagagagagagagccttaTAATTATCAAGTTTGACGCTAAAAGTAGATACagatttttaaatgataaagcAAGCCAAACAAGGTGAAAAAGTCAAACTTACTCCAGCATCTGTAGCAACGGGCTTTCCAAGACGACTTAGTTCAGTTTCAAGTTCAATAACTGTTTTGTTAATAAGGGACTGGATGCCCGGGATCCTGGACTTGATTACAGTTTCTAAATGCTGCAATATGAACCATTTGATTAAGTCATGATATAaactattacaaaaaaaaattaacagtaaatatattaaaactaaaactgcCTTGgtttttccaagaaaaaaaaaagaatattgattTGCCCACCTTTGAAAGCATCTTTGCTAGATGCTCAGAACCCATTCTGGGAGCTAGGTGCCTGTACTCTGGGGTATTAGAGAAATACTCACGCTCTCTACGCCGAGCAGCAATCATGTCAACATTCTTGTTAATATCCGCTTGTGAGCGGTTCAcgacaccaatccaaggaaattTCAGCCGATAAGACCTCCCTTCTAACATCTAAGCAACCAAAAGAATGTGACTTAAAATTTAGAGATGCAAAAGGCATGTAATGCTTCTAGCTGTAAAACAATGCAGGCTTCATCTAAGACATGAATATTTCCACACTACCGAATGAGTAGATGCATATCCATGTATAAATATTAGATAAAGATTGCGGCATGCACTGGAGTACCAGATCACAGTTAAAGTTCAGATATCTAGGAAACAAGGATGACAATTGGAAAGGGTGAGGGCCCTTCGCAGAAGAGTTGAAGTTATGAGATAACCATCCTAGCATACTCATAAAAAAGTGTTGTCTATGACATCAATCCAAGTTGCAAGTACATTGTATATGCAAATGAATCGGGCCTCGTTGCATCAGTATCCCCAACTTAATCAATAAGATCACCAGGAACCAGTGGACCATCTGACAGACATGACGCAGCTGAAGTGGCACTCACTTCCCTTCCACCAAATATCAAGCAAGAACATATAAAAAGATCTCGCTTTATTGAACAAGCACTTCTTTTATCTCATACAAATCAAATCATCCTGCAATATAGATCAATTCAACTTACATCCACCGCATCAGTACCCTTATCCATAAGATCAATCTTTGTCAACACTCAACACTCCAATGGTCCTTTCCCCTGCAAAATCAAAACAGTAAAGTAAGTACTAGGACATCAAAGGAGCACCCATTTGCACAAAATCAAGCAATCATACTGTCAAACACGGCCACCATTACAAAATCTAAACATATTATATATGAggtgcaaaagaaaaaagattgcaCTGCCTAAAGAAATAATAATGGCGTTACCTGTCGGGTCTACTTCACGTGAGATTTTGATTGCATCAGATGTAGCAAGATCTTGATTGGCAGGTGAAATGGCGAGAATTATACAGTTGGGCTGCATAAgtacaacaaacaaaacaaagcaacaaTTTAGAAATTTATCCTTGCATAACTTGAAAAAAGGGGCAGACAAAAATGCAAAAGAACTACTACTAATGAAAAAGAGGATAATTCTAAATCGTATCTATGGAAAATTTACCTAATAGTGGaccaacaaaagaaagaaatcacaTTGACCAattaaaatttcataaataCAGAAAATGATACAAGCATGACAGAAGGGTATGGAACCACTGGTTTCCTACAAATTGAGTATTCAAAACTAAACTCTTGAAGGATTTACCATCTTCTGGTAAATGCGATACTTGAAAATTGGAGGCAGGAGCCCTGTACTACAGAAATAACCAACATAATAGATAAGGAAAGACTGTGAGGtactattttagtttttaattttcccttatttcaatttttctctaAGATTAGAAATGAAGGCAAAACTAAAGGAGGGAGGAAAGAAACTGGTCCCCAAAGACATATTTCACAGTTTTGAGGGCCTGGAAGACTTTTGTTAAAAGTTTCTCAGACTCCATACTGGAATACAAAGAAATTCAcatattaataaaacaaaaatctaatcTATCATTCAAATACTAAGCATAAATCTAATCTATCAAACCTCTTCAAGAAATTTTCCAGAGTTTGGAATATTCCAAAATTTTAATACTGAAGTTAATTGATTATTTccatagagaaaaaaaaaaattccaatactTGTTACAGATATTACCTTCTCAATATAGGAGCGAACCATATTCTCTATGTCGTGAACGATACTGTCTGGTTGACCCTCTATATTACCCAAAACAAAGCGTTAGTTACAATATTACAAAATAATGATGAAGAAATGACACTTGTTTTGTTGCAAggaaagcaaagaaaaagaaatgaaagctAACAGGttccaacaaaaagaagaaCCAGCCAAACAATTGTACAATACTCAGTGAGTAGgtgcttttcattttttccaaaAGTCAGAACCTACGTAATGAGGATTTAGAgtttcaaatttgattttctttcatttccttctGCTTCTCAGCAACGAAACAGAAAGTAACAGAGAATAATGTCAGTAATGACTCGCATGCCAAATTAAGAGACACGTGTAACTTACCAACAGCTACTTTCGTAAGCCCGGGAAGGTCAATGAGCGTCAAGTTGACAACTgccacacacacaaaaaaaaaaaatcataaaaatcaagaaattaaaaaaaattgaaaagatgtAATTTGTACTATAGTGCCACTAAATATTCATGAGTTAAAGAAGGTTTGCAACAGAtcttcccccccaccccccctctCTCCCCAACCCCCAAAAAACAGGTTTTAGCACGTTCTGCTTCACTATCAAACGTTGAGatatgaagaaaataaattaacaattagCTATAAATACCAAAAGTTCAAAATTGAGATTCAATGGTGGTAAAGAGTGTTATGCTTCAAATTGAGGGTGCTATATAATAAGGATAAGAGCAAGTCAGGAAACATTTTGTGAGATTAGGAAAATATAGATGACGGACCGTGATTCAACAGAGGACATAAACATGGATGGAGCATACAGGCAAAAGGAATAACGAAACTCAGGTTTTTTGTAATAAAGCTTTCTTCAGAAGACTTGAATAATTGCATTGCCCCAGACGACAAAACTGAAGagaaattctaaataaaaaCTTGAGATGACactacacaaaaataaatatagtGGTTGCAACGGCCACCAAAAATTTTAAGGAAACCACAACTTCAAACTTCATTCCAACATGAAATTGTCTTAAAAAATTTCTCGAGTGCAAGTGCATTCTTACAAAGGGCAGCTATAGCACCCAAAAGATTTCCATAACTTCATTCCCAATAAAAAGCACTTCCTATTCTATTCAACAACGTGGCCTTCATTACATCATATTATCATGCACAAAAGAATTAAGACATGCCCCAAGTTCGAATTAATGGTCCAAAATGTGAATCTAGATCCATAGCAAAACgacatcaaattttatttttttttataagtaaatggaATTCATTATTAAGATCAAaggtgcaacccaagtacataagagaaacacctaacgaaaaaaaatagaaaagatctAGAAAATCATGAAAGACCACATCAAGTAAAAAAGTTTCATGCATAAACATAAAAGATAAATCTAACTTCAAGTAgattcaaccaaaaaataaccaaacaaAATTTCGATCCTGGTCTTACCATTAGGAGAATATATACTAAGATGAATCGGAACACTAGATATTTGCTTGCTGCGGCCAGTCTCTCGATCAGTCTCATCTTGAATCTCCTTCCTTACAGCAGCTGTACAAATATAATTAATGATACAGTGTCAAATGAAACAATCTCGTCAATAGACGCATTCTCTCCCTCCCCAGAAGTGGTTTCTGGCCATGTGCTTTCATGAATTTTCAGACTgaccaaaataaattatattggcCACTGATGTCTCTACGTGATTGATACGACAAGATATTATATGTGATGATTACACAATCTCTTTATAGGAgcctaataaataaaaagagaacaTAAATGGCATTTTCATATATCAGAATCAATCCAGATATTTAAAAACTTCAATGAAGATAAAGAGATATACCAAAATCAGTGaatcttttccttggaaggtgGAGAAACTCTGCATATTCTCTGCTTCCTTCCTCGCTCTTATGTAGCTGCAAGACAAGTGGCCTTCGAGTAACAATCCCTGCATAAAATTTGCATCACTATTTTGCCAATATTCAACAAGAagaatcaggaaaaaaaaaaaaaaagtatatccAAGCATATGAATGCCATAATTTACCAGATCCACGAGGTAAGAAGTCCTTTCCAACAACGCTCTCCAACACTGATGACTTCCCAGAGCTCTGTGAGACAACAAAGAAGAgaacaaaacaataaatttttgcTCGGGCATGGATAGAAAGCAACAAGTAATGTTAAAAGTGATATATTTTGACAGATCATCAAGATTTTTCCCTTTTCAAAAACTTCATAATGGCATCTAAAGTGCCCTGAATGCATAAACTAGATATAAACTAGTCAAAATGCCAATTCATCATATTTCACACAATACTTACAATGTGATTATCAAGCGCATTTGAGTACGGAATCAAATAGAACTCAGTAACCATAGACATAAACTAGATGTTTGAATTGAGCCACCAAACCTCATCTACAGCTCAATGACATTTCAAATGATAAAAGCATCAAGATTGAGTGGTAGATAAATAGCATCTCTCGAAAGCTTTGAAAATTCAAAACCATAGTAATGAGCAGAAAATCACCATAACTATGAACTTGTTAGTCACATTGATTCTTCAATTCTATTTACACATCTTGATAAATCGAACTAAATCTCTAATAAGATCGCTACAAAATCCAATAATATGAACACACTTTCAAAAACAACTACCGAAACAAGTAGCTTCCACAAATTCTacaaagattgaaaaatatcaGCACGAAGCTTATTGAATACGAACAAGCTTCAGCTCTCTCAATGttattggagagagagagaggggggggggatCAACAGTTGTAATTTCAAGCAGCTTGATAAATCGAAAATTTTCTAATAAGATCGTTACGAAATTAAACAATACGAACACGCTTGTGCAAACCGATATCGAATCCTTAAAAAAGAATTGCCGGACAGGTAGCTTTCCAAAAAATACTACagatattgaaaaaatataagCTCAATGCTTATAGAACACACGAACAAGCTTCAGCTCGCTCTTGAGAGAAAGCGAGAGATAGGGAGGGATCGGAGCTGACCTGGCCACCGACGACGGCGATCGAGGGAAGCGAGTCCCATAGAGTTGGCAACGTACTGCCTTCTCCGTGGTCACCGAGCGCGGtacaagctctctggattttgTTCACCAAAGAGATCAGGTTCTCCATTTCCGATCGGAGCTGAGCCTCTCACTTAGGCGTCAGATTCAGATCCACCGGATCCgacggccagagagagagatctgAGAATCTGATACCGACTCACAGAgagagacggagagagagagagagagagagagagttttgcgTGTCTGTGTGTTTGAAGTTTGTGAATAAGGTAGCGAATGAAGCGCGTATTGGATTTGGAATTTGGAGTtcacaaagaagaaagaagagactagACCGGCCAgctgtaatttttaaaatttattaaatttgtaataattttaaaattttaatgtaatttgtaataattttaaaaatctgtctctatatttatatattcgAATATTAGGAGAAGAGATAAACGCTTTGGGTTAGGTGTTGCTTTGTTTTCACTGCATGGAGAGTATCTTtataatttatagttttttctcttaaatgaAATCTTTAAtagttttaatataataaatagaagtggctagcgctttttttttttttctttctttcttttttaaagtgcataaaacacattttttaaaacacaactttCGCTTGTAGTTTGAAAGCACAattttcacattttaaaatcttttttttttaacatactctcaaataaaatatttttttttaatattgttttaaaaTGCGTGTTTGGCCTACAAAATCGCAAGCCAAACGCAATCTTAATTGAAATATAATCATGGGTTAGAACAAAAAGTTTCTGCTCTAAtactatattaaaattataaattatcttAAAACTtaaagtttattaaaaaataaaaattatttaattatacttTGACCCTTCCctaatttcaaagattcaaattTGTGATTTCTTTGTTTATTCAACTCGATAGTAAAGTAGTTGGTGCCTCCGCCCCCACAAAATATGAACCAATTTTTAAACACATATATGGCCTACCATCTTTTGAAATGGGAATTGTGCAGCATGCAGCACAAATCATGCTTGCAGGCAATTTGTTTGgcaaaaaacactttattgaGCTTTATGGATTTTTTATTAGCACATCAGCCAAAGAGCGAGAGTTAGATGTGTTCTTAAGCTTTATGGAATTCTTTTTAGTTAACAATTAAAtgagatatatatttttgtaaactccgtttaaaactattttttcttattcttctagTGCCACTTTTTCTCTCCTTAGACATTCCTTTAGCCATtgcataaaaataatatatatatatatatatataaaataaaagaaaaaagaaggaggTTGAATGAGTGGCAGAAACGGCACTTTATCGAGTGGATGATACTAGTTGGACGATCCAAAGTCGGCGTCATTATTGAAGTTTTCATAATGACAAAAGATAAGCACCAGTTGACACCATTACCTTCACTTCCCTGCAGGATAAGTTTTTCGACACCTTTCCTCTGCATGTCAGTTTTTAATAGTAAGTTTTACCGaaaatttgtatcatttggtatcagaatCAACTTTTACTTCGAGTATGTGATCGAACGGATTTTGACTTTGTGATCAAGTTACGACGTGAACGACTTATAGACCGGATTAAAATGTCTTTTTACTATACATGAACATTGTAATTGAATGAGTTG contains:
- the LOC133854125 gene encoding LOW QUALITY PROTEIN: dynamin-related protein 5A-like (The sequence of the model RefSeq protein was modified relative to this genomic sequence to represent the inferred CDS: deleted 1 base in 1 codon), with the translated sequence MENLISLVNKIQRACTALGDHGEGSTLPTLWDSLPSIAVVGGQSSGKSSVLESVVGKDFLPRGSGIVTRRPLVLQLHKSEEGSREYAEFLHLPRKRFTDFAAVRKEIQDETDRETGRSKQISSVPIHLSIYSPNVVNLTLIDLPGLTKVAVEGQPDSIVHDIENMVRSYIEKPNCIILAISPANQDLATSDAIKISREVDPTGERTIGVLVLTKIDLMDKGTDAVDMLEGRSYRLKFPWIGVVNRSQADINKNVDMIAARRREREYFSNTPEYRHLAPRMGSEHLAKMLSKHLETVIKSRIPGIQSLINKTVIELETELSRLGKPVATDAGGKLYMIMEICRAFDQIYKEHLDGVRPGGDKIYNVFDNQLPAALKRLQFDKQLSMENIRKIITEADGYQPHLIAPEQGYRRLIESTIISIRGPAEAAVDAVHALLKDLIHKAISETPELKQYPGLRVEVGNAAVDSLDRMRDESKKATLQLVDMECSYLTVEFFRKLPQDIEKGGNPTHSIFDRYNDSYLRRIGTTVLSYVNLVCASLRNSIPKSIVYCQVREAKRSLLDHFFTDLGKMETKRLSSLLNEDPAIMERRTGLAKRLELYRSAQGEIDAVAWSK